In Populus nigra chromosome 1, ddPopNigr1.1, whole genome shotgun sequence, one genomic interval encodes:
- the LOC133702421 gene encoding sister chromatid cohesion protein PDS5 homolog D-like: MDPNYSFDGVIGSLWMMESKSSYTTSIINGASIFISSYHSSKILLLMTCSGLDADGDEEKLNLKRQRWELIKDDSFPVQEQGIDVPKAATSSDVLQKAKCETKSESRKRSKAVSSSKRSRAAIISKTRARRSAYGAVPNEPIIVNKPADHDTSGSDNGSEDDGKNTSGPDSGSQDDGENSTVKLKIDNPLTDIKSKQAMPETVNPSDNGSPKAGTEYCSFNSEQTTSVGVTPSKDESSEGDDESHGSDGSNREQQGEVSSNFSPETE; this comes from the exons ATGGATCCAAATTACTCCTTTGATGGAGTAATTGGTTCATTGTGGATGATGGAGTCCAAATCTTCTTACACAACTTCCATCATCAATGGAGCATCTATCTTCATTTCTTCCTATCATAGCTCTAAAATACTTCTGTTGATGACTTGTTCAGGTCTTGATGCTGATGGGGATGAAGAGAAGCTTAATCTCAAAAGGCAGCGGTGGGAACTAATTAAAGATGATAGTTTTCCAGTTCAA GAGCAGGGGATTGATGTTCCAAAAGCTGCTACTTCATCTGACGT ACTGCAAAAGGCCAAATGCGAGACTAAGTCAGAGTCAAGGAAGAGATCAAAGGCTGTTTCATCCTCGAAAAG AAGCAGAGCTGCCATCATTTCCAAAACTAGAGCTAGAAGATCTGCATACGGTGCTGTGCCTAACGAACCAATTATTGTCAACAAACCTGCGGATCATGACACATCTGGGTCAGATAATGGTTCAGAAGATGATGGTAAAAACACTTCGGGGCCAGATAGCGGTTCACAAGATGATGGTGAAAATTCTACTGTCAAGTTGAAGATCGACAATCCATTGACTGATATCAAGTCCAAGCAAGCAATGCCAGAGACTGTAAATCCATCTGACAATGGAAGTCCCAAAGCTGGTACCGAGTATTGTAGCTTCAACTCTGAGCAGACAACTTCAGTCGGTGTGACACCATCCAAAGATGAAAGTTCCGAAGGGGATGATGAATCTCACGGCTCGGATGGATCTAATAGGGAACAACAAGGGGAAGTGAGCTCTAACTTTTCACCTGAAACTGAGTAG